CTCCTTCTTCATCAGTCGGGTCGATGCGGCTGTCGACCCCGCCCTCGACGCGCTCGGGACCCCCGAGGCGACCGAGCTGCGGGGCAAGGTCGCGGTCGCGAACGCCCGTCTCGCCTATGCCATCCACCGTGACGTGCTCGCCAGCGATCGCTGGAAGAAGCTCGCCGGGCTCGGCGCACAGCCTCAGCGCCCGCTCTGGGCCTCGACCGGCGTGAAGGACCCGTCCTACCCCGACACCCTGTACGTCACGGAGCTCGTGGCCGCCGGCGTGGTCAACACGATGCCCGAGCCCACGCTCACGGCCGTCGCCGACCACGGCGTCATCACCGGGGACACCATCACCCCCGCCCTCGAGGACGCGCGTACGGTCATCGACCGCCTCGCCGCTGTCGGCATCTCCCTCGACGAGATCACCGCGCAGCTCGAGACCGAAGGGCTCGAGAAGTTCGTCACGAGCTGGGAAGAGCTCCTCACGACCGTCACGACAGGGCTCGACCGGGTGCACGAAACAGGCAAGAACGACAAATCCTGAGATAGGGTGCCGCTGCAACCAGGCTCTGAGGTAGAACGTCTAGCAAACGACTACCGCCTGGTGCAGCGGCACCTTGCTCCGTCCGACCACGACCGCTGTCCGTACCGCGCTCCCGAGCACCGCTGGCGCAACCGAGAATGGTGAACCACGTGAGACCCGCAAAGATCAGCGCCGAGTCGAACCCGCTCCGCGACCCGCGTGACCTCCGCCTCCCCCGCATCGCAGGCCCCTGCGGGCTCGTGATCTTCGGAGTCACCGGAGACCTCGCGCGCAAGAAGCTCATGCCGGCCGTCTACGACCTCGCGAACCGCGGCCTCCTGCCTCCCGGCTTCGCTCTCACCGGTTTCGCTCGCCGCGACTGGGAAGACCAAGACTTCGCCGAGGTCGTCCACGATGCGGTGAAGCAGTACGCCCGCACGCCCTTCCGCGAGTCCGTGTGGAAGCAGCTCGCCGAAGGCATCCGGTTCGTCCAGGGCAGCTTCGACGACGACGAGGCGTTCGAGCGCCTCAGCGAGACGGTCGCCGAGCTCGACGAGATCCGAGGCACCAAGGGCAACCACGCCTTCTACCTCTCTGTGCCGCCCAGCGCGTTCCCGGTCGTCTGCCGCCAGCTCGCCCGGTCAGGCCTGTCCGAGTCGACCGAGGACGCCTGGCGCCGGGTCGTCATCGAGAAGCCGTTCGGCCACGACCTCGAGAGCGCACGCGAGCTCAACGACGTCGTGTCCGAGGTCTTCGCTCCCGAGGACGTCTTCCGCATCGACCACTACCTCGGCAAGGAGACGGTCCAGAACCTCCTCGCCCTGCGCTTCGCCAACCAGATGTACGAGCCGATCTGGAACGCGAACTACGTCGACCACGTTCAGATCACCATGGCCGAGGATATCGGCATCGGCGGGCGCGCCGGCTACTACGACGGCATCGGTGCAGCACGCGACGTCATCCAGAACCACCTCCTCCAGCTCTTGGCGCTCACCGCGATGGAAGAGCCGGTCTCCTTCAGCGCCGACGACCTCATCGCCGAGAAGATCAAGGTGCTCTCCGCGATGCGGCTGCCCAAGGACCTCGGCAAGCACACAGCCCGTGGGCAGTACGAATCAGGATGGCAGGGCGGCGAAGAGGTCGTCGGCTACCTCGAGGAAGCCGGCACCGACCCAGAGTCCGCTACCGAGACGTTCGCCGCGATCCGCGTCGACATCGATACCCGCCGATGGGCTGGGGTGCCGTTCTACCTCCGCGCCGGCAAACGGCTCGGCCGCCGGGTCACCGAGATCGCGATCG
This sequence is a window from Sanguibacter antarcticus. Protein-coding genes within it:
- the zwf gene encoding glucose-6-phosphate dehydrogenase, whose product is MRPAKISAESNPLRDPRDLRLPRIAGPCGLVIFGVTGDLARKKLMPAVYDLANRGLLPPGFALTGFARRDWEDQDFAEVVHDAVKQYARTPFRESVWKQLAEGIRFVQGSFDDDEAFERLSETVAELDEIRGTKGNHAFYLSVPPSAFPVVCRQLARSGLSESTEDAWRRVVIEKPFGHDLESARELNDVVSEVFAPEDVFRIDHYLGKETVQNLLALRFANQMYEPIWNANYVDHVQITMAEDIGIGGRAGYYDGIGAARDVIQNHLLQLLALTAMEEPVSFSADDLIAEKIKVLSAMRLPKDLGKHTARGQYESGWQGGEEVVGYLEEAGTDPESATETFAAIRVDIDTRRWAGVPFYLRAGKRLGRRVTEIAIVFKKAPHLPFESTATSELGKNAIVIRVQPDEGVTLRLGAKVPGTAMEVRDVTMDFGYGHAFTESSPEAYERLILDVLLGDPPLFPRHEEVELSWKILDPITQFWASKGKPEPYRSGTWGPESATAMLTRDGRAWRRP